One Streptosporangium sp. NBC_01495 DNA window includes the following coding sequences:
- the dnaN gene encoding DNA polymerase III subunit beta: MKFQVNRDVLADAVAWVARVLPNRPAVPVLSGLLLEADDDLVLSAFDYDVSARVSVEAVVAEPGRVLIPGRILAEITRSLPGDVVEVLTSGSEAVLTCGSAEFGLLTMPVEDFPSLPEMPPKIGAVGGVVFASAVGQVAPAASRDESLPMLTGIRIDISGDDVTMAATDRYRIAAREFGWRPEAAGGTAAAMVPARVLVDVAKSLRGGEVSVALGDGVAGFESVGRATTVRLLDEQFIDYRSRLTDDWSIRADLPVAPFIDAIKRVALVAERNTAVRLSFAQGQVLIQAGGGDIGRGTEVVDAELSGGDIQIAFQSQFLLDGLSGVETELVRLNMESPSRPALITEVPGDAGPSFRYLVMSLRLT, translated from the coding sequence GTGAAGTTCCAGGTTAACCGTGATGTCCTGGCCGACGCCGTGGCCTGGGTGGCCCGGGTGCTGCCCAACCGGCCGGCCGTTCCCGTGCTCTCCGGCCTGCTCCTTGAGGCCGACGACGACCTCGTGCTGTCGGCCTTCGACTACGACGTCTCCGCCCGCGTCTCGGTCGAGGCGGTGGTGGCGGAGCCCGGCCGGGTGCTGATCCCCGGCCGGATCCTCGCGGAGATCACCCGGAGTCTGCCCGGCGACGTGGTGGAGGTCCTCACCAGCGGCTCGGAAGCGGTTCTGACCTGCGGCAGCGCGGAGTTCGGCCTGCTGACCATGCCGGTCGAGGACTTCCCCTCGCTTCCCGAGATGCCGCCGAAGATCGGCGCGGTCGGCGGCGTGGTCTTCGCGAGCGCGGTCGGTCAGGTCGCCCCGGCGGCGAGCCGCGACGAGAGCCTTCCCATGCTGACCGGCATCCGGATCGACATCTCCGGTGACGACGTGACCATGGCCGCCACCGACCGCTACCGCATCGCGGCCAGGGAGTTCGGCTGGCGCCCCGAGGCGGCCGGCGGCACGGCCGCCGCGATGGTGCCCGCGCGGGTGCTCGTCGATGTGGCCAAATCGCTGCGTGGTGGCGAGGTGTCGGTGGCGCTGGGCGACGGCGTGGCCGGTTTCGAGAGCGTCGGCCGGGCCACCACGGTCCGCCTGCTCGACGAGCAGTTCATCGACTACCGCTCGCGGCTGACCGACGACTGGTCGATCCGGGCCGACCTGCCGGTGGCGCCGTTCATCGACGCGATCAAGCGGGTCGCGCTGGTCGCCGAGCGCAACACCGCGGTCAGGCTCTCCTTCGCCCAGGGGCAGGTCCTCATCCAGGCGGGCGGCGGTGACATCGGCCGGGGCACCGAGGTCGTCGACGCCGAGCTGTCCGGCGGCGACATCCAGATCGCCTTCCAGTCCCAGTTCCTGCTCGACGGCCTGAGCGGGGTCGAGACCGAGCTCGTCCGGCTCAACATGGAGTCGCCGAGCCGCCCGGCCCTCATCACGGAGGTTCCCGGTGACGCCGGCCCCTCCTTCCGCTACCTCGTGATGTCCCTGCGCCTGACCTGA
- a CDS encoding response regulator transcription factor, giving the protein MRVVIAEDLYLLRDGLVHLLQAHDFEVVAAVESGPELLGALTGLRPDVAVVDVRLPPTFTDEGLQAALAARRAVPGLPVLVLSQHVEQLYARELLADGSGAIGYLLKDRVFNAEQFVDAVRRVAAGGTAMDPEVIAKLLASTARHQPLGALTPREREVLELMAEGRSNAAISQRLFLSESAVGKHTASIFAKLDLAPSDDDNRRVLAVLTYLNAARG; this is encoded by the coding sequence CTGAGAGTCGTCATCGCCGAAGACCTTTACCTGCTGCGGGACGGTCTGGTCCACCTCCTCCAGGCACACGACTTCGAGGTGGTGGCCGCCGTCGAGTCGGGGCCCGAGCTGCTGGGGGCGCTGACCGGGCTGCGGCCCGACGTGGCGGTGGTCGACGTGCGTCTCCCGCCCACGTTCACCGACGAGGGGCTCCAGGCCGCGCTGGCGGCGCGCCGGGCCGTCCCCGGCCTGCCGGTGCTCGTGCTGTCCCAGCACGTCGAGCAGCTGTACGCGCGCGAGCTCCTGGCCGACGGCTCCGGGGCGATCGGCTATCTCCTCAAGGACCGGGTCTTCAACGCCGAGCAGTTCGTCGACGCGGTCCGCCGGGTCGCCGCGGGGGGCACCGCGATGGATCCCGAGGTGATCGCCAAGCTGCTGGCCAGCACCGCCCGCCACCAGCCGCTCGGCGCGCTGACCCCGCGCGAGCGCGAGGTGCTGGAGCTGATGGCCGAGGGCCGCTCCAACGCGGCCATCTCCCAGCGGCTGTTCCTCAGCGAGAGCGCGGTCGGCAAGCACACGGCCAGCATCTTCGCCAAGCTCGACCTCGCCCCCTCCGACGACGACAACCGCCGCGTGCTCGCCGTCCTGACCTACCTCAACGCCGCCCGCGGCTGA